In the Patescibacteria group bacterium genome, CCAGGAGGATGTTTTAAGCAAATTCGGGGTATCCCTAGAAACTGAGCCGGAAATAATCAAATTTCCTAACTAGCTAAAATATATAATACGGCGCTCATAGTGGATAGTATTAGTATCTGGCCTGACAGATCAATAATCATAAGTCTTGCGGAAACCTTCTCGAATACTCCACCAGCGATAACATATGTGGCGACGAATCCAGCCCAGATCCATACAGCGACCTTAATTGCTTCAAATACACTACTAGGGTTGGTGATAATTAGGAAACGCTGAAGCACCACTGCAGTGACAAAAATCATAACTAGGGCAATGACAGACTTCCTGGCAAACGATGCTCTGATATCCTTCTTTTTAATACCGGCTTCTTTCTGCCATAAATTACCAAATACCGCTGGGGAATACCATATCCCAGCCACTACTATTGCCGATAGAGTGGAGGCCAAAATTGCTACTAAGTTTGTTGATATCAAGTTAAGCATGATTATCCTTTTATTATGTTATTAATTATGCGCTAAAATACGGATTAAACAAGCTTATGCTAGCGAGCTTTAGTGGCCCTCAGTTATTTTAACTAATGAAGATAATAAGTTGTATGATAGTTATAATACTTATTGATGTCAGTAATTTTGCACATGTAGCTATCGAATTTGCCAGTGCGGCTCATAAACTCTACGCTATTTTTCTCTAGGGTCTTTTTGCTAACAACAATTTGTATTGGGCATCCGATAAGATCAGCATCGGCGAATTTTGATCCAGTACTAGTGCCATTTCTATCATCAAAGAGGCAATTTTCCGAGCCTAAAATATCATATACCTTTTGGCCAGCATTAATATTCTCATCATCTGAAAGAGCTATGATGTGGTAGGTAAATGGAGCCACCGATTGTGGCCACACCAAGCCTTTTTCATCAGCAAACTTTTCTGCTATGACACCCATAAGCCTAGATATCCCAATCCCATAACAGCCCATCCAGACCATATTTTGTGAGTTATCTTCGGCCGAATATTTATAGTTAAGACTTTCTGAAAATTTTGTACCTAGTGGGAATATATTAGCTACTTCGCTAGCTTTTACCTGCTCGAGCTTATCAAAATCTACGCCTAGTTTTTTAGCATCTTCAGGAGTTACAATTTCTTTATTGTAAGCAATGTTATTGGTGCGGTCTAAATAAATTACATCTTCGCCACTCTCCAGTAAAGTCTGGAACTCGTGCGAATACTCTTTCGTAAAGTCGCCCCCCGAGGCAAGCGTAATAAAAGTATCACTGCCAAGTCCGAGCATTTCAAAGATATTAACATAGCTCTGCTTGGCGATTTCATAGAATTTATTCAATTCTGCCTCACTCGTATGGAAGCTGTAGAGATCCTTCATGATAAACTCTCGGCCTCTGAGTAAGCCAGATTTAGCTCTGGCCTCATTGCGGAATTTAGTTTGGATTTGATATAAGGCGAACGGAAAATCCTTGTAGCTGGTGCGGAACTGCTTTGCTATTGGCGTAATAAGCTCTTCATGAGTCGGACTCAATATATACTCGGCGGTACTTTTTGACATGGACGCTTCGTTGGCACCTTTGGTGCTCATCAACACATCTATAGCATCATGGCGCTTAGTGGCATGCCAGCGCTCACGGCCAGAAAGGGCTGGCAGCAATAACTCCTCCCCAATCTTGTCCATTTCTGCCCTGATAATGGCTTCAATTTTTTTAATGACTTTCATCCCTAAAGGTAAATACGCATAAACTCCAGCCATTTCTTGGTAAATAAACCCTGCCTTGGTTAGCAATTGAGCATTAATTGATTCTGTCTGAGACGAGATGTCTTTAGTTGTCTTGGTGAATAATTTAGATAGCTTCATGGCTCTTAGTATCTATTATATAGAGCAATGATGCAACAACTCTTGAAAATAGAAATTGCCGATTTACAGCCTAGGCCTAAACCTTGCCCTTAAAGCATTAATTATCACCACGACATCAATCGCCTCCTGCATGAAAGCACCAGCAATAGGTACTATAAACCCAAACACAGCAAAGACCATCAAGACTGAGCTAAGTCCTATCCCGGTGAATATACTTTGCTTGGCAATACGCACAGAGCGCTTAGATATTTCCACCAGCTCACTCAGCCTCCCTAGGTCATCTTGCATTATCACTGCATCTGCGGCTTCCGATGCGGCCGTGGAGCCTTTTGCGCCTAAGGCGATACCTACATCAGAGGCTGCCAGCACGGGGGCGTCGTTTATGCCATCGCCCACCATGGCGATAGGACTGCTAATCTTTTTCTCGGCCTGAAGTAGTCTAACTTTATCGATCGGTAAAAGCTGGGAATGAACCTCCGAAATGCCCAACTCATGGGCGATTCTATCCCCGACCTGCTTCCTGTCCCCAGTAAGCATAATAAACCTCTTGACCCCTAACTTTCGAAGCTTACTAATAGTGGCTCTTGCCTCGACCCTGAGGGGGTCGACAAAAGTTATTGAGCCAAGGTATTTTTTACCTTCCGCCACATACAAAGCGGTGTTATTAATTGAGGAATGGCCCACACACATCGGGCTAGTCATATCCACTCCTTTTTCCAGAAGTAAATTATAGCTACCCACCGTGATTCTTTTTGACCCAATATTAGCAATTATACCCTTGCCCGGAACCTCCTTTGATTTGGTCAATTTGTAAAGTTTTATATTACTGCTTTTAGCCAAATCGACTACTACTTGCGAGAGTGAATGAGCTGAATTATTCTCTAAACTTGCAGCCAACCTTATAAGCTCATCCTTGGCTATCCCGCAGCTATCTACTGACGACACCCTAGGCTTACCCTGAGTAACTGTGCCTGTCTTGTCGAATGCGATAGCCCCTACACGACTGAGCTGCTCTAGGACACCCCCGCTTTTTATAACCACCCCACGGCTAGCTGCTCTACCCATCCCCGAAACGATAGCTACAGGCGTAGCTATCAATAGTGGGCAAGGGGTCGCCACCACCAAAACTGACAATGCTCGGATAGGATCCCCACTTATAGCCCAGGCGAGGCCAGCCATCAAAAATGTAGCAATGGTGAAAGGCAGGCTATAGGCATCTGCTAGCCTAACTAATGGTGATTTTTTAGTAGAAGCCTCGCTGACCAGCTTAATTATTAATTCATACTGACTATCCTGGCTAATATGCGTTGCATGCAGCTCTATTAAGCCGTCCAGATTAATTGACCCAGAAAGCACAGAATCCCCTAAACCTTTGTTTTCTGGCAAACTCTCGCCGGTTATAGCAGATTCATCTACGGAAGTAGTACCCTTATATATTTTTCCGTCTATGGGTATCATATCTCCCGGCTTTACCCTTATAGAATCCCCTACCACGATCTTAGACACAGGCACATCCTGCGATCTAGAGCCATTCAGCCTATGAGCTATCGTGGGTTTTCTGCTTAGTAAGCTATCTAGCTCATGCTTAGCCCT is a window encoding:
- a CDS encoding DUF1761 domain-containing protein, whose product is MLNLISTNLVAILASTLSAIVVAGIWYSPAVFGNLWQKEAGIKKKDIRASFARKSVIALVMIFVTAVVLQRFLIITNPSSVFEAIKVAVWIWAGFVATYVIAGGVFEKVSARLMIIDLSGQILILSTMSAVLYILAS
- a CDS encoding His/Gly/Thr/Pro-type tRNA ligase C-terminal domain-containing protein, which translates into the protein MKLSKLFTKTTKDISSQTESINAQLLTKAGFIYQEMAGVYAYLPLGMKVIKKIEAIIRAEMDKIGEELLLPALSGRERWHATKRHDAIDVLMSTKGANEASMSKSTAEYILSPTHEELITPIAKQFRTSYKDFPFALYQIQTKFRNEARAKSGLLRGREFIMKDLYSFHTSEAELNKFYEIAKQSYVNIFEMLGLGSDTFITLASGGDFTKEYSHEFQTLLESGEDVIYLDRTNNIAYNKEIVTPEDAKKLGVDFDKLEQVKASEVANIFPLGTKFSESLNYKYSAEDNSQNMVWMGCYGIGISRLMGVIAEKFADEKGLVWPQSVAPFTYHIIALSDDENINAGQKVYDILGSENCLFDDRNGTSTGSKFADADLIGCPIQIVVSKKTLEKNSVEFMSRTGKFDSYMCKITDINKYYNYHTTYYLH
- a CDS encoding heavy metal translocating P-type ATPase, which gives rise to MLKKISNNFAYFNFATTLVILAFSLALAIYGRPVVSSYIVIAISVVAIIPSFRDMIRTLASGQVGIDIIALAAILSSLLLGQYAAAAVILIMLTGGEVLEVFAKDRAKHELDSLLSRKPTIAHRLNGSRSQDVPVSKIVVGDSIRVKPGDMIPIDGKIYKGTTSVDESAITGESLPENKGLGDSVLSGSINLDGLIELHATHISQDSQYELIIKLVSEASTKKSPLVRLADAYSLPFTIATFLMAGLAWAISGDPIRALSVLVVATPCPLLIATPVAIVSGMGRAASRGVVIKSGGVLEQLSRVGAIAFDKTGTVTQGKPRVSSVDSCGIAKDELIRLAASLENNSAHSLSQVVVDLAKSSNIKLYKLTKSKEVPGKGIIANIGSKRITVGSYNLLLEKGVDMTSPMCVGHSSINNTALYVAEGKKYLGSITFVDPLRVEARATISKLRKLGVKRFIMLTGDRKQVGDRIAHELGISEVHSQLLPIDKVRLLQAEKKISSPIAMVGDGINDAPVLAASDVGIALGAKGSTAASEAADAVIMQDDLGRLSELVEISKRSVRIAKQSIFTGIGLSSVLMVFAVFGFIVPIAGAFMQEAIDVVVIINALRARFRPRL